One region of Drosophila kikkawai strain 14028-0561.14 chromosome 2R, DkikHiC1v2, whole genome shotgun sequence genomic DNA includes:
- the Obp56h gene encoding general odorant-binding protein 56h has protein sequence MKATLFCVALAALLAVGQCDPDFRQIMQQCMASTQVTEADLKEFMASGMQGNAKENLKCYTKCLMEKQGHLVNGQFNAQALLDTLKNVPQIKDKMDEITSGVNACKDIKGTNDCDTAFKITMCLKEHKAMPGHH, from the exons ATGAAAGCCACTTTGTTCTGTGTTGCTCTGGCTGCTCTCTTGGCCGTTGGTCAG TGCGATCCGGACTTCCGGCAGATCATGCAGCAGTGCATGGCCTCCACGCAGGTGACCGAGGCCGATCTCAAGGAGTTCATGGCCAGCGGGATGCAGGGCAATGCCAAGGAGAACCTCAAATGCTACACCAAGTGCCTGATGGAGAAACAGGGCCATCTTGTCAATGGCCAGTTCAATGCCCAGGCTTTGCTTGATACCCTGAAGAATGTGCCGCAGATCAAGGACAAAATGGATGAGATCACCTCGGGCGTGAATGCCTGCAAGGACATCAAGGGCACCAACGACTGTGACACGGCCTTCAAGATCACCATGTGCCTCAAGGAGCACAAGGCCATGCCGGGACATCACTAG